From Halichoerus grypus chromosome 6, mHalGry1.hap1.1, whole genome shotgun sequence, one genomic window encodes:
- the SPIC gene encoding transcription factor Spi-C, whose protein sequence is MQSCVEQDKLGQAFEDAFEVLRQHSTGDLQYSPDYKNYLAFINHCSHVRGYSNCYGVLPTEEPVYNWRTVINSAADLYFEGNTHQSLPNIPENQLVQPAVLHQKGGKGRKKLRLFEYLHESLCNPEMASCIQWVDKTKGIFQFVSKNKEKLAQLWGKRKGNRKTMTYQKMARALRNYGRTGEITKIRRKLTYQFSEAILQRLSPSYFLEKEIFYSPYVQPEQGFLSFSNWNANYNCPYADYHELSHPDC, encoded by the exons ATG CAGTCCTGTGTTGAACAAGACAAGTTGGGACAAGCCTTTGAGGATGCTTTTGAGGTGCTGAGGCAACATTCAACCGGAGATCTTCAGTACTCCCCAG attacAAAAATTACCTGGCTTTCATCAACCACTGCTCTCATGTCAGAGGATATTCCAACTGCTATGGTGTGCTGCCTACAGAGGAACCTGTCTATAATTGGAGAACAGTGATA AACAGTGCTGCGGACCTCTATTTTGAAGGAAATACTCATCAATCTCTGCCAAATATCCCTGAAAACCAACTGGTACAACCTGCTGTTCTCCATCAAAAGGGAGGAAAAG GCAGGAAGAAGCTCCGACTGTTCGAATACCTTCATGAATCCCTGTGTAATCCTGAGATGGCATCTTGTATTCAGTGGGTAGATAAAACCAAAGGCATCTTTCAGTTTgtgtcaaaaaacaaagaaaaacttgcccaactttgggggaaaagaaaaggcaatcgGAAGACCATGACTTACCAGAAAATGGCCAGAGCACTGAGGAATTATGGAAGAACTGGGGAAATCACCAAAATCCGAAGAAAGCTAACTTACCAATTCAGTGAAGCCATTCTCCAAAGACTCTCTCCATCTTATTTCTTAGAAAAAGAGATCTTCTACTCACCGTATGTTCAACCTGAGCAAGGCTTTCTCAGCTTCAGTAACTGGAATGCAAATTATAATTGTCCATATGCTGATTATCATGAGCTAAGCCACCCTGATTGCTAA